GGTGCAGAGATAGCAATGATTGATAGGCCGCTCGGACGCGTTGGTGGGTGTAGACCTTGGTGTAGGCGCCGGTAACGGGGTCTTTGATGGTGGTTTTCTCGTTCATCCATTCCCGGTAGGTGTGGTCGAATTCGTGCAGGTGGGCGACCCATGTGGATGCTTGGTCAAGGTCGGTGATGCGAGTGAGTTTCAGGGCTAGGCGGTAGAGGGTTTTGCCGGCATCGGTGCGGGGGTTGCTGGTGGTGTGGCGGCGGACTGTTCGTTGGGCGTGGACGAGGCAGCGTTGGATGCGTGTTGTTGGCCAGCAGTGGTGGATGGCTGATTGGGCACCTTGTCCGCCGTCTGTGACTGCGATTAGTGGTGCGGCAATGGGGCGTAGGAGTTCGGTGTAGGCGGCGGTGGTTTCGTGTCTGGCCCAGGTCCAGTTGATGACGTGGGTTTTACTGGCTGCGATCAGGAGGCATCCGGACTTTAGATAGGTCGCGTCGAGGAAGATTTGGTCATGGATGCGGAATGAGTCGATGGTGGGTGTGGGGATGATCCACCAGCACCATCGGAATCGGTGGTGCATGGTTTGCCTGGTTACGCCATGGTGTGCGGCGAAGGTGGTTAGAGATTGGGTGCCGGTGGCCCATTGGATGAACAAAGCCATGGTGGCGGTGTTTTTGTTGTGGGTTTGGGTGTTGCGGGTAAAGGAGTGTCCGCAGTGGGTGCAGCGCCAACGGGTGGTTGATTTGCTGGTGGTGCCGTTTTTCTTTGTGTTGTTGCCGCATAGTGGGCAGCTGGGGCGGTTGGTGGTCATCCTTTAATCCAACCGGTGTGCGGTTAGCACAAATGTGGCCGGAGGTGCGGGATGGTGTGGGTAATAGCTTTCGGGGAGCTATTCTTTGGTGATTTGTGGTGTGTGGTCTGGGGTTATGGTGGCATGCGGACACACTTTTCTTTACTTAACCCGGCTCTGGATTAAGCGGGGGGCAGGGGCTCGAGTTAGAGGCTCGAGTTAGAGGTCAGCCACTCATCGATGAGCTATTCACTTATGGTTCCGCTGGGGCTCATCGATAAGTGAATAGATTATCCATAAGTGCGCGCCAAATGTCTGCAAACGTGACAAGAAATACCACTGCCTACCTGCTGATTTGTGCTTAGTGGTGATTTCGGGTTAATCTTTGCAAGGCTTCACGGAGAGCACAGAGCGAAACGAAGCGGTCAACAATTGGCCACAGAGTTACGTGCTGGGTTTAACGGATGCTGATGCCCCCTTAGCTCAGTCGGCAGAGCGTTTCCATGGTAAGGAAAAGGTCGACAGTTCGATTCTGTCAGGGGGCTCTGTTCTTTTATACGGACTTATGTCCGGTAGAGAATAGGGGCGATGTAGCTCAGATGGTGAGAGCGCACGACTCATAATCGTGAGGTCGGGGGTTCGATCCCCCCCATCGCTACTACGGACAGTGATGTTCGTCGAACCCCGCCTTGATTATGCAGCAATGCAGTAAGGTGGGACATTGTCAGCTAAGGACTGAAAAGTTCTTTCGCTGGTGGTGAAGGGGCGTGGCTCAATTGGTAGAGCAGCGGTCTCCAAAACCGCAGGTTGCAGGTTCGAGTCCTGTCGCCCCTGCAAGTACCCGTCATCCAGGGCGTATGAAAATGCGTCTGGGTGGCGGGTTTTTCGTTTATGTTCGGTGGCGGTGGGGCAATGCGAGTTACTGACTGCGTTTATGACAAAAACAGCCCGAAAAATGGCTTGAAAGTGTCATAAACCCATACAGTTTCACATTTGCAGCCCCAAGTTCGCATCCCCGAGCGAGCGGCCGAAGCGAGCAGCCCGTGGCTCTTTGGGGTTGTCAGAATCGAATCTCGAAGCCTGCGGTTCCCACGAAGGGCATTTCTTCGATAGTGTGGATTATCGGCTAGAATTTACGCACTGAACCAGACTTGCTCTGCACAGTGGGGGCTTGGCTCCGGAGAACTTCCCCGGAGTTTGCCCTTGAAGAATTCACGTTTGAGTTTCACTGTGCAGTATCTTTAGGTCTCATATGCACGAAGTAGCGAAGGAGCATCGTGTCTGAGGAAAACCAGACTTTCCAGGCGGCGGCTCGCCCGTCCGGTAAGCGCCAGGCGACGGGCGCGCAGACCACCGTGGCGAAGAAGCCTGCGCGTGAGAAGGAGACCAACGAGCTTTCGACTCGTAACCCTTTGGTTTTCATCAAGCAGGTTGTTGACGAGCTGCGCAAGGTGATTTGGCCGACCGGCCGCCAGATGGTCACCTACAGCATCATCGTGATTCTGTTCCTGATTGCCATGATCGCTCTCGTGTGGGGTGTGGACACGCTGGCCGGTCTGGGTGTCCGATCGGTGTTGGGCAAGTAATCGGTTATACTGTTTCGCAGTGATGCTTTTCATCCCGCCTCCGAGTTCCGGACGGCGGGATTATTCGTTAGCGCAGCTGGTGTCTGGCTGTGCGAAGTGATTGCGGATGGCATATTGGCTCTTAAGACTCTTTAGGCGAAGATGCCAATGTCGCGAACCGTTGATGTAGATACAAGAGGGGTTAGCACGACATGAATGATGGTCAGAATATTTTCTCCGACGCCCAGTCCGCGGATGCTGCCGCAACTGAGCAGGATGCGCAGGGCGCACCGGCTCAGGTAGAAGCTCCGGCCGAGGGTGCAGCCGACGCAGCCGCAGCCGACGCAGCCGCAGCCGACGCAGCCGCAGCTGACACTGCTGCAGCAGAAGCAGCGCCGGCAGAGGAGACTGCCGCTGACG
The sequence above is drawn from the Corynebacterium jeikeium genome and encodes:
- a CDS encoding IS256-like element IS3503 family transposase — its product is MTTNRPSCPLCGNNTKKNGTTSKSTTRWRCTHCGHSFTRNTQTHNKNTATMALFIQWATGTQSLTTFAAHHGVTRQTMHHRFRWCWWIIPTPTIDSFRIHDQIFLDATYLKSGCLLIAASKTHVINWTWARHETTAAYTELLRPIAAPLIAVTDGGQGAQSAIHHCWPTTRIQRCLVHAQRTVRRHTTSNPRTDAGKTLYRLALKLTRITDLDQASTWVAHLHEFDHTYREWMNEKTTIKDPVTGAYTKVYTHQRVRAAYQSLLSLHRRDLLFTYLQPPPTTIDPDNLAATTNSLEGGINAPIKELARRHRGLSLPHQRTVMDWWLYLHTEVPDDPVKIARDQRWGQDALSTATDLITHNTTATTNDIGAPAEYDTAIDTSYQHNLGIQKGWIK
- the secE gene encoding preprotein translocase subunit SecE; the protein is MSEENQTFQAAARPSGKRQATGAQTTVAKKPAREKETNELSTRNPLVFIKQVVDELRKVIWPTGRQMVTYSIIVILFLIAMIALVWGVDTLAGLGVRSVLGK